A window of Sulfurimonas gotlandica GD1 contains these coding sequences:
- the nusA gene encoding transcription termination factor NusA: protein MEKILDIVDAIAHEKGLQPEKVLEALKTAFVQTAKRVIDRNFAFEASIDESTKSIEIVQTITVLADDDQRLQDEEVAPAYISITDAREYDDQVELEDQLQVPHDLEEYGRTGASQLHREIEYHIQRLVEDELFNKYKSKIGSLVTGRVTSVDSHNATYIEVDEVRAILPMKSRIKGEVFKKGDHLKAVVRRVNLDKENGIQIELSRTSPKFLEELLALEVPEIADGVVIVERSARIPGERAKIALLSTHPQVDAVGATVGVKGVRINAVSQELIGENIDCVEYTTIPELFISRVMSPAIISHVEIIRNEDGEAEKAIITLPADQKSKAIGKSGINIRLASMLTGLNIELVENNTVTTEDGEIEEAKDGVDALEALFN, encoded by the coding sequence ATGGAAAAAATTTTAGATATTGTTGATGCAATTGCTCACGAAAAAGGGCTTCAACCAGAGAAAGTTTTAGAGGCTTTAAAAACTGCTTTTGTTCAAACTGCAAAAAGAGTTATTGATAGAAATTTTGCTTTTGAAGCAAGTATTGATGAATCTACAAAAAGCATCGAAATTGTTCAAACTATTACTGTTTTAGCAGATGATGACCAAAGACTTCAAGATGAAGAAGTTGCCCCTGCGTACATATCTATTACAGACGCTAGAGAATATGATGATCAAGTGGAACTTGAAGATCAGCTACAAGTTCCTCATGACCTCGAAGAATACGGAAGAACTGGAGCTTCTCAGCTTCACCGTGAAATTGAGTACCATATTCAAAGACTTGTAGAAGATGAACTTTTTAACAAATATAAATCAAAAATCGGATCACTTGTAACAGGTCGTGTAACTAGTGTCGATTCTCATAACGCTACATATATAGAAGTAGATGAAGTTCGTGCTATATTACCAATGAAAAGCCGTATTAAAGGTGAAGTATTTAAAAAAGGCGATCACTTAAAAGCTGTAGTACGCCGTGTTAATCTGGATAAAGAAAATGGCATCCAAATAGAACTTTCTCGTACAAGTCCTAAGTTTTTAGAAGAACTATTAGCTCTTGAAGTTCCTGAAATTGCTGATGGTGTTGTTATAGTAGAGAGAAGTGCACGTATTCCTGGTGAGAGAGCCAAAATCGCACTTCTTAGTACTCACCCTCAAGTAGATGCTGTTGGTGCTACTGTCGGTGTTAAGGGTGTTCGTATTAATGCTGTTAGCCAAGAGTTAATAGGAGAAAATATTGACTGTGTAGAGTACACAACAATTCCTGAACTTTTTATATCTCGTGTTATGAGTCCTGCTATTATCTCTCATGTTGAAATCATTAGAAATGAAGATGGAGAAGCTGAAAAAGCAATCATCACACTTCCAGCTGATCAAAAATCAAAAGCTATTGGTAAAAGCGGTATTAATATCCGTCTAGCTTCTATGCTTACTGGATTAAATATAGAGCTTGTTGAAAACAACACTGTAACTACAGAAGATGGTGAGATCGAAGAAGCTAAAGATGGTGTTGACGCACTTGAAGCGTTGTTTAATTAA
- a CDS encoding HP0268 family nuclease, with protein MDLKFARTDIDTKPKKADLEKIEASVEKEGSVIFYFDRENSHKDLLELQDYFEEKGKSFYLSEVKFGLSDNEYMYQVHIIS; from the coding sequence ATGGATTTAAAATTTGCTAGAACAGATATTGATACAAAACCAAAAAAAGCTGATTTAGAAAAAATCGAAGCAAGCGTTGAAAAAGAAGGAAGTGTAATTTTTTACTTCGATAGAGAAAACTCTCACAAAGATTTACTAGAACTTCAAGATTATTTTGAAGAAAAAGGTAAGAGTTTTTACCTTAGTGAAGTTAAATTCGGACTTTCTGATAACGAATATATGTACCAAGTACACATAATTAGCTAG